The following are encoded together in the Serratia nematodiphila DZ0503SBS1 genome:
- a CDS encoding alpha/beta fold hydrolase produces the protein MERNIAPSYHTAIVNGIRLRYVIAGKGKPLVLLHGWPQNWKEWRHVIKSMSSIFTVIAPDMRGFGDSDKPVSGYNKREVAQDIYELVHQLGFKKIYLVGHDIGMMVAYEYASSHPEDVKRLALMEAAIPGLGLETLQDSAKFPHLWHFGFFIAPGVAESLIFGREKIFLTHFIKELSYNTSAFTDDDFNEYSESMSAPGTLSSSLKHYRAFPEDAVNNRENARKKLIMPILAIGGSHGMGKRVGEMMYPLAENVQMAVIEQCGHWIPEEQPEKLTKLFLDFFS, from the coding sequence ATGGAGAGAAATATAGCCCCCAGCTACCATACTGCAATAGTGAATGGGATCCGGTTACGTTATGTCATTGCAGGTAAGGGGAAGCCTTTAGTATTACTACATGGCTGGCCACAAAATTGGAAGGAGTGGCGGCATGTGATCAAAAGCATGTCATCTATTTTTACTGTAATTGCTCCTGACATGCGCGGTTTTGGTGACTCTGACAAGCCAGTAAGTGGCTACAATAAGCGCGAGGTGGCACAAGATATTTATGAATTAGTGCATCAATTAGGCTTTAAGAAAATTTACTTAGTTGGGCATGATATTGGAATGATGGTTGCGTATGAATATGCATCATCTCATCCAGAAGATGTGAAACGACTTGCCCTGATGGAAGCGGCTATTCCCGGTTTAGGCCTTGAGACTTTGCAAGACTCGGCAAAATTCCCACATCTTTGGCATTTCGGTTTTTTCATTGCCCCAGGTGTTGCCGAGTCACTTATTTTCGGCCGTGAAAAAATATTCTTAACCCATTTCATTAAAGAATTATCTTACAACACGTCTGCCTTTACTGATGATGACTTCAATGAATACTCTGAAAGTATGAGCGCTCCAGGAACATTAAGCTCAAGCTTGAAACATTATCGTGCATTTCCCGAGGATGCTGTAAATAATCGTGAAAATGCGCGAAAAAAGTTAATCATGCCAATATTAGCGATTGGTGGCTCTCATGGAATGGGTAAAAGAGTGGGCGAAATGATGTACCCACTTGCTGAAAATGTACAAATGGCGGTCATTGAACAATGTGGGCATTGGATTCCAGAAGAGCAACCAGAAAAGCTAACAAAGTTATTTCTTGATTTCTTTAGTTAA
- a CDS encoding DUF2955 domain-containing protein: MTENDLQQIKRVLFGSYLGFILPKIFDWDYGTYFSLYPILIMGLSPVINAHIIRQFLFSGVFSVAVAYFITVNSSVSIVTTITLSFSINVFCFWIMSTNTAFLAGAQSLISIHTLTHLGSYQSTNLSDVYTSVILATFITAAIVAISFYFFPDRHERTIIQKSVQSNIDNIKKTMLGSVVSSVSLMFFMLFDEKDSIAAQVSSLLVLFPINWNLIFHSSIKRIYGTIIGSSTALIIQVIVSVFNENIFIISFLYCFCIMLYTSAHIKENAGPAKWFVALTTLSVIVGMKTMNSDISYSSLYRLTSVPIAIVVTIMITYIIHLVINQLYYFFLRMNR, from the coding sequence ATGACTGAAAATGACTTGCAGCAAATAAAAAGAGTATTATTTGGTTCGTATTTAGGGTTTATTTTGCCTAAGATTTTCGATTGGGATTATGGTACTTACTTTTCACTATACCCAATACTTATTATGGGCTTATCTCCGGTAATTAATGCTCATATCATAAGACAGTTTTTGTTTAGTGGAGTGTTTAGCGTTGCTGTTGCTTATTTTATAACTGTTAACTCCTCTGTATCTATAGTCACAACAATAACATTATCATTTAGTATAAATGTATTTTGCTTTTGGATTATGTCTACAAATACCGCATTTTTAGCTGGCGCACAATCCTTAATTTCAATACATACATTAACTCATCTGGGCAGTTATCAATCTACAAATTTAAGTGATGTTTATACATCGGTGATTCTGGCAACATTTATTACAGCTGCTATTGTTGCCATTTCATTCTACTTCTTCCCGGATAGACACGAAAGGACTATAATCCAGAAATCTGTGCAGAGTAACATTGATAATATAAAGAAAACCATGTTGGGTTCTGTTGTGTCTTCGGTATCTTTAATGTTTTTTATGCTGTTTGATGAGAAAGATTCAATAGCAGCCCAAGTATCGTCTTTATTAGTGTTGTTTCCTATCAATTGGAATTTGATTTTTCATTCAAGTATAAAAAGAATATATGGGACAATTATTGGTTCATCTACTGCTTTAATTATACAGGTAATAGTTAGTGTCTTTAATGAAAATATTTTCATCATTTCATTTCTATATTGTTTCTGTATTATGCTATATACATCAGCACATATAAAAGAGAATGCTGGACCTGCAAAATGGTTTGTAGCCTTAACTACACTTAGTGTCATTGTTGGCATGAAAACTATGAATAGCGACATATCTTATTCATCATTGTATCGTTTAACGTCAGTTCCAATAGCGATTGTAGTAACCATAATGATAACTTATATAATTCACTTGGTTATTAATCAATTGTACTATTTTTTTTTGAGGATGAATAGATAA
- a CDS encoding HlyD family secretion protein, producing MSLSLTPEQRFRQWTLLGMLLGLASIIYFVISDISHPFTPHSRLIYKVITVSPEVSGKVINVAVKNDQKVKKGDVLFYIDPTDYILNLNSAKLKLEQAYEDNKTLDSKIKEAENELNSAEISLKLARDDEDRYLKLNAIAISKQQVDKAIGDREKNEANVKQLKYNILSLVTQRGLYGDENLQIRKAMNDLAVSRTELNKTTVTSPISGTISNMNLNTGHVVSPGVPLLSIVSDSGVIYADFREKSLSKLKEKIRAYVVFDAIPGKVFNGKVIGKDSGVINGQLYADGNLASTEQSDRWIRDAQRIRIYINLDDPLPDGLTSGARATVQIYSSNDTLTKYLSRLQINVISWLHYIY from the coding sequence ATGTCATTGTCATTAACTCCAGAACAACGATTTCGTCAATGGACATTATTAGGCATGTTGTTGGGGCTTGCATCTATTATATATTTTGTCATTTCAGACATTTCACACCCATTTACACCTCATTCTAGGCTAATATATAAAGTAATTACTGTGTCGCCAGAAGTCAGCGGCAAAGTGATCAATGTCGCTGTGAAGAATGATCAAAAAGTAAAAAAAGGTGATGTTCTATTTTATATAGATCCTACTGATTATATCTTAAATTTAAATTCGGCAAAGTTAAAACTTGAACAAGCCTATGAAGATAATAAAACATTAGACTCGAAAATTAAAGAGGCCGAAAATGAACTTAATTCTGCGGAAATATCATTGAAATTGGCTAGGGACGATGAGGACAGATATCTAAAACTCAATGCAATTGCTATATCCAAACAGCAAGTAGATAAAGCAATAGGTGACAGAGAAAAAAATGAAGCAAATGTAAAGCAATTGAAATATAATATCCTGTCATTGGTTACGCAACGGGGTTTATATGGTGATGAAAATCTTCAGATTAGGAAGGCTATGAATGATCTGGCTGTTTCTCGAACAGAATTAAATAAAACCACCGTGACCTCCCCCATATCTGGAACGATTAGCAATATGAATCTTAATACAGGACATGTTGTGTCACCTGGCGTTCCATTATTGAGCATAGTTAGTGATTCCGGTGTAATTTATGCCGATTTTCGTGAGAAATCATTATCCAAATTGAAAGAGAAAATTAGGGCTTATGTCGTATTTGATGCTATTCCTGGCAAAGTATTTAACGGCAAAGTTATAGGTAAAGACTCCGGTGTAATTAACGGTCAGTTATATGCTGATGGCAACCTAGCTAGTACAGAGCAAAGTGATCGATGGATTAGGGATGCTCAAAGAATTAGGATATATATAAATCTAGACGATCCTTTGCCTGATGGACTAACATCTGGAGCTAGAGCGACAGTCCAAATTTATTCAAGTAATGATACGCTAACAAAGTACTTATCAAGATTGCAAATAAATGTTATTTCTTGGCTGCATTATATTTATTAA
- a CDS encoding IS3 family transposase (programmed frameshift) translates to MGTPRFTPEFKEEAVRQITERGYSVAEVSDRLGVSAHSLYKWLRAIKPDNSEQHARDLLEAKSEILQLRAQLKRTEEERDILKKGRAVLCKGARLKYRFINEHRTVWGVMTMCRVLCVARAGFYAWLHHPVSARDKDNQRLLTLIRDSYSLSGGVYGYRRVHGDLNEIGETCGKNRVSRIMQLNRIKAVRGYQAPRRIVGRPSVVAPNRVQRQFTVVRANQVWVTDITYIRTWQGWLYLAVVIDLFARNVVGWSMKPTLSRELALDALMMAVWRRKPDSEVIVHSDQGSQYGSDDWQRFCRANNLAPSMSRRGNCWDNAVAESFFSSLKKERIRKRIYKTRDLARADIFDYIEVFYNRARRHSHLGGVSPEAFEQASS, encoded by the exons ATGGGCACACCACGATTTACACCTGAATTTAAGGAAGAAGCCGTCCGTCAGATAACGGAACGCGGTTATTCCGTTGCTGAAGTATCTGACCGTCTGGGCGTTTCTGCGCACAGCCTCTATAAGTGGCTACGGGCCATCAAGCCTGATAACAGCGAACAGCATGCCCGGGATTTACTGGAAGCCAAAAGCGAGATCCTGCAACTACGGGCGCAGCTAAAACGAACCGAAGAAGAACGGGATATCCTGA AAAAAGGCCGCGCGGTACTTTGCAAGGGAGCCCGACTAAAGTACCGCTTTATCAATGAGCACCGCACTGTATGGGGTGTGATGACGATGTGTCGGGTGTTGTGCGTTGCCCGGGCCGGGTTTTATGCGTGGCTGCATCACCCGGTCTCCGCGCGGGATAAAGATAACCAGCGTCTGCTGACGCTCATCCGCGATTCATATTCCTTGAGTGGTGGCGTATATGGCTATCGCCGGGTTCATGGCGATCTGAATGAAATCGGGGAAACCTGCGGTAAAAATCGTGTAAGTCGCATTATGCAGCTGAATCGGATCAAAGCCGTACGCGGCTATCAAGCTCCCCGTCGTATCGTTGGCAGACCTTCGGTGGTTGCCCCTAATCGCGTGCAACGGCAGTTTACTGTTGTCCGGGCCAATCAGGTCTGGGTCACCGATATCACTTACATCCGCACCTGGCAGGGCTGGTTGTATCTGGCGGTGGTTATCGATCTCTTCGCTCGTAACGTGGTGGGCTGGTCGATGAAGCCGACTCTCTCACGCGAACTGGCGCTCGACGCGCTGATGATGGCCGTCTGGCGTCGAAAACCGGACAGTGAAGTCATCGTACATAGCGATCAGGGTAGCCAGTATGGCAGTGACGACTGGCAGCGCTTCTGCCGGGCCAATAACCTGGCTCCGAGCATGAGCCGACGTGGCAACTGCTGGGATAATGCGGTGGCCGAATCGTTCTTCAGTTCACTAAAAAAAGAACGCATCAGGAAGAGAATATACAAAACCCGGGATCTGGCCCGGGCCGATATCTTCGATTACATTGAAGTGTTCTACAATCGGGCCCGGCGCCACAGTCATCTCGGCGGCGTCAGTCCGGAGGCCTTCGAACAGGCCTCGTCGTGA
- a CDS encoding isochorismatase family protein: MIRNQFTSSNASMLLIDHQVGTMSWVKSIQFEELKRNALMLAKAAQILGIPTILTSSMEENVQGPLLTELESILPASFKNRVKREGIVNAMDDENFAQAVKNTGRKKIIVAGVTNDVCTVYPTLTLLEEGYEVQVVADAGGSPSKIADEIALRRMENAGAVLTSTNQLIAELAVSWATPEGSKLVTIMADSLS, translated from the coding sequence ATGATTAGAAATCAATTTACCTCATCAAATGCATCAATGTTGTTGATTGATCACCAAGTCGGAACCATGAGTTGGGTTAAATCTATCCAATTTGAAGAACTGAAACGTAACGCGTTGATGCTGGCAAAAGCAGCTCAAATATTAGGAATCCCTACAATATTAACTTCTAGTATGGAAGAGAATGTGCAAGGGCCTTTACTAACCGAGTTGGAAAGTATTCTTCCTGCATCTTTCAAGAATAGAGTGAAACGTGAGGGAATAGTTAATGCGATGGACGATGAAAATTTCGCGCAGGCAGTTAAGAACACTGGACGAAAAAAAATTATTGTAGCAGGGGTGACGAACGATGTATGTACTGTCTATCCTACTCTCACGCTTTTGGAAGAGGGATACGAAGTTCAAGTTGTTGCGGATGCGGGGGGCTCACCAAGCAAAATAGCTGATGAAATTGCTTTGCGCAGGATGGAGAATGCAGGCGCAGTTTTGACTAGTACTAATCAGTTGATTGCTGAGCTAGCGGTCAGTTGGGCAACGCCTGAAGGTTCAAAATTAGTAACAATAATGGCTGACTCACTTTCGTAA